The proteins below come from a single Iocasia fonsfrigidae genomic window:
- the pyk gene encoding pyruvate kinase yields the protein MRKTKIVCTLGPASSTKEMIVELVKAGMDVARLNFSHGDYNEHGQRIELVHEVVKETGKIIPIMMDTKGPEIRTGSMSEGQVKLERGREIILTTDEKSNSNNTSVSVSYNHLPEDVKKGSKILIDDGLIELKVLGINDHEIRCEILNEGFLGSHKGVNLPGISLKLPALTEKDKNDIRFGIENGVSFIAASFVRKARDVLEIRKLLIEEKAEDIYIISKIENQEGVDNIDEIIEVSDGIMIARGDLGVEIPPEKVPLIQKTIINKCKQAAKPVITATQMLDSMIRNPRPTRAEASDVANAIFDGTDAIMLSGESAIGDYPVETVNTMANIAREIEFSTHYSGKIKSYENTSSKTVTEAISLASCKTAMDLNARCIITATSSGFTARMVSKHRPMLPIIAVTHNEAVIRYLKLCWGVYPLKVPQSKTTDEMIDNAITTILGHGLVEKGDLVTITAGVPVSMSGTTNLIEVLVI from the coding sequence ATGCGCAAGACAAAAATAGTTTGTACACTGGGTCCAGCCAGTAGTACTAAAGAAATGATTGTTGAGCTGGTTAAGGCAGGGATGGATGTTGCCAGGCTTAATTTTTCACATGGTGATTATAATGAACATGGTCAACGCATTGAACTTGTGCATGAAGTAGTAAAGGAGACTGGTAAGATAATCCCTATTATGATGGATACTAAAGGACCAGAGATAAGGACAGGCTCAATGAGTGAGGGGCAAGTCAAGCTTGAAAGAGGCCGGGAAATTATCCTAACTACAGATGAAAAGTCTAACAGTAACAATACCAGTGTTTCTGTTTCCTATAATCATTTACCAGAGGATGTTAAAAAAGGCTCCAAGATCTTGATTGATGATGGCCTAATTGAACTAAAGGTGTTGGGCATAAATGATCATGAGATCAGGTGTGAGATTCTCAATGAAGGATTTTTAGGCAGCCATAAAGGTGTCAATCTACCTGGTATATCACTAAAACTCCCTGCCTTGACTGAGAAAGATAAAAATGATATTCGTTTTGGTATTGAAAATGGGGTAAGTTTTATTGCTGCTTCATTTGTCAGGAAGGCGCGGGATGTACTTGAGATACGCAAGTTATTAATTGAGGAAAAGGCTGAGGATATCTATATTATCTCTAAAATTGAGAACCAAGAGGGTGTAGATAATATAGATGAGATTATTGAGGTGTCTGATGGTATAATGATTGCAAGGGGAGACCTGGGTGTTGAGATACCGCCGGAAAAGGTTCCTTTAATCCAGAAGACGATAATCAACAAATGTAAGCAGGCTGCTAAACCGGTGATTACTGCCACCCAGATGTTGGATTCAATGATACGTAACCCCCGCCCAACCAGAGCAGAGGCCTCTGATGTGGCTAATGCAATTTTTGATGGGACAGATGCTATCATGCTCTCTGGGGAATCAGCTATAGGTGATTATCCAGTGGAAACAGTCAATACTATGGCCAATATAGCCCGGGAGATTGAGTTTTCTACTCATTATAGTGGAAAAATAAAGAGTTATGAGAATACCTCCTCTAAGACAGTAACTGAAGCTATAAGCTTAGCCTCGTGTAAAACAGCAATGGATTTGAATGCCCGGTGTATTATTACTGCAACCAGTTCTGGTTTTACGGCCCGAATGGTGTCCAAACACCGACCAATGCTACCTATTATAGCAGTTACACATAATGAGGCAGTAATAAGGTATTTAAAACTCTGCTGGGGTGTTTATCCACTCAAAGTACCGCAGAGTAAGACTACAGATGAAATGATTGATAATGCTATTACTACTATTTTAGGACATGGTTTAGTTGAAAAGGGTGATTTGGTTACTATTACTGCTGGTGTACCTGTTAGTATGTCTGGTACCACTAATCTGATTGAAGTACTGGTAATTTAG